The window CGTCCGGAGTAACACCTCGTCACCGCCCACGGTGGCAGGGCTTAGCCCACCAGtacgtcggggcggcgccgaggggaGGGAGGCGCGAGGAGGAGGGCCGCAGGCCAGAGCTAGGGTTTCCCCCGACGCTCGCGGGAGCGtcgcgggaggggaggggagggggatctgAAACGTACCTCTGTTTACAATGGTTCATTCAGCTTCTGGTATTTAGCTTCAAAGGCAGTCAATTCTTCAAAAACTTTGCCAATCTGATCATGTTCAGTCTGAATACACAGACGAATGTTGGTTCTCTGAGGCAGCCAAAAATCACATAATAAAGTGGGAATTTTACTTGCAACATCAATCTACTGATCTAACAGATATGCTTAGACTTTGATTCCCCAAATCCCCATGGATAATTGATATGATACAGAACAAACTGGAAGGAATAACAGAGGTTGAGTGCACACACGAAAATGCTAGGAAATGGGGACAGTATGAATCATTTAGCTTGTCTGAAGTTGGGCCAAACAAAGTCAGTTATACATGCTAACAACAAAAAATGCCAACATAGTTTGAGAATCTTTCAATCCTGCAGCTTAACCCAGCAAGTGTTTATAATTCTAAAACAAACTGACGGACATAAATGAAACTCCTAACAAGCCTCGCAAAATACAAAAGCTTGGATCACTTTACCTTGAGGAAACAAATTACTCATGTTCAGGTCACATGAAAATTTTCATGCATCTAATTCTAAAGCTGTAGGCAACATGGTAGCAGCATATGGTGTCTCTATTCAGTGTTGAATCCCTCATACTTTTTCAGTTCATAACTCATACACTGGCTTATTTTGTGTTTACCTTTGTTCTTGTATAGGATCGGCGCAATAAGCTGTAACAGCACTAGCAGAATGTACATCGGtaacaagtcatagcaacatgttAAGGTAATATTGCAAATATAGCAAGGGAAAGATGGATGGTATTAAGAGAGATAATTTCAACTTCTGTTCCTCTGACTAGACAAAATCCATGCATAGGACCCAAATCCATGCACTGCTGGTAAAGTAATGAACAAGAAATGGTTTCTGAACATTCCCATAAATGCCTGAACTGAAAGAGAGCTGATTGTCCACCGTATATCTCTATAGAACTGCTAGTGCGGAGAAGCGCTTGTTGCACAGCAAGGACCAACAAAAATGGATATGAGAAGTTCAGCTTGGCGATATCAGAGGCAATGTACACCCTGGCAATGTTTTTTAACAGCAGGAATCCACTACTTCTCACCGTGGCATCCTGCCCCCGAGCTCTGCTGCTATTCGCTTCTGAGTCGCACGTACATAATTTTCCAGAAGGAGAAAAGACAACTGAATATCACAGCAGCCAAACAAAATATAACAGAGCAGACCGACAGAATCACCAAAATCAAAGCGACAATGTTAAACCAAAATATAATAGTGTTCAATACCATCTGTACAACATTAGTTCAGGTCATGTATTTTTTTTTCATCATCTTGTTAGCAGGAGATGACCAAAAAAAATTAAGCTGCAAACAAATGAGACGACAGGACAAATTTGCATCATAGAACTGAAGTTTTCGTTGCCACTTCATTTCAGCGTCACAACGCAGGAAAGAAAGATCACCAGACAGCAAGCATCATATCAACACTAGAGACACCCAGCACACATCGTATTCAGAAAAAATATTTTCCACTGCTGATCCTTTGACTAGACAAAAATCCACACCCGGGACCCAAACCCATGCACTGCTAGTAAAGTTATGAAGAGGCAATTGTTTCTGAACGTTCCCGTAGATGCCTAAACTGAAAGAGATCTGATTGCCACTGTATATCTCTATAGAACTGCAAAGCAAGGACAAACAAAATTGGATACAAGAAGTTCACCTTGGTGATATCAGACACACTGCTCATGTTCATTGCCATATGCACCTGGCAATGGTTTCAACAGATCAGGAATCCAGTCCATCTCCTTCTCAACCTGCCCAAGGTGAAAATGGAAAGACAATCTGCCTTGCATAGTGTACAAAATTACCTGATAGGAAAAAGACAACTGAATCTCACAGCAACCAAGAAGAAATAACAGAGCAGACTAACAGAATCACCAAATCCAAGCGACAGTGTTAAATCAATTAGATCATGCATTGTTCAATCCCATCAGTGCAACACTAATTCAGGACATGTGTTCTTCAACCATCTAATCAGCAAGACATGATTAAAACAATTAAGCAGCAAAGAAATGACACCACAGGACAAATTTGCATCCGAAGATAACTGCACTTTTCATTGCCATTTCGTTTCAGCATCACACTACATCAGGAAAGATCACCAGAGACGAGAAGAAAGATCATATCAACACTACATGGGAACCCAGCCAGCACATTTCCTTACAACCAGATCGCAAGACACGAACTGCTACAGCCAAACCTAGGCGCGCTCCCCGCGGATGCGGCGGGCGAGctggatgtccttgggcatgatgGTGACGCGCTTGGCGTGGATGGCGCACAGGTTGGTGTCCTCAAAGAGCCCCACCAGGTACGCCTCGGCGGCCTCCTGCAGGGCGGAGACGGCGGAGGACTGGAAGCGGAGGTCGGTCTTGAAGTCCTGCGCGATCTCACGGACGAGGCGCTGGAAGGGGAGCTTGCGGATGAGCAGCTCCGTGCTCTTCTGGTACTTGCGGATCTCCCGGAGCGCCACGGTTCCCGGGCGGAAGCGGTGGGGCTTCTTCACGCCGCCGGTGGCCGGGGCCGACTTGCGCGCCGCCTTGGTCGCCAGCTGCTTCCGCGGCGCCTTGCCGCCGGTGGACTTGCGCGCCGTCTGCTTCGTGCGGGCCATCGGAGCTGGTGGGGGGAGGAGTCTAGGGTTTGGATGCTTCACCGGTGGGGGATTTGAGCTGTGGTGTGGTCTGGTGGTGAGGCGCGGGGTTAAATAGGCGAGGGGTGGGCGCGGGTCGGGGAAATTTTGGGGGGAGAAGGCGCGGGCTGGAGGAGGGAGACGAAGTTTGGAGCGTTGGATCGGGAGGAGATGGACGGCTGGGATCGGGTTTAGGGGTGAGCACGCGGATCGTGGGGGGCGATCCGTGGGAGGGTGTTTCGTGTGACGTGATTGGCTGGCCGAGGTGTGGTGTGAAGCTGATCCGTGGGTGGGGTGTTCCCGCGCTATCATCGCGTTTCGGTGCACACGTGGGCGCGGGAACGCATAGAAAATTCGGTTCTGTGGGAAAATCTTGATTTTAATTAAAGAAATTTCATATGAATTTTGAAGGATATTTACCCTTATAAAGCTTTAGGATTTTTCTATTTCAGGGAAAAAATCATTCAGTCAAACTTTTTTATACAATTCAGTTCTATAAGGTCGAATGCTCAAAATTTCTGGGGCTCACTAGTCTGGTAGGGTTCAACATGACATGGCACTTTAATCTTGTACTGTATTTTTCCTACTCTTACATTTAAAAAAAATACAATTCGAAGGGACCCTTAATTGTTCGTCCTTAAGTGTTTAAGTGTCCAGAGATACATTTCCTCTTTGGACGCAGTTGTATTTCTTTCTCTGGTTTATAAAATTTATGACCACTTAGAAAAAATGAAGATTTATACAAGGTACGATCTCGTGCTTCGTCATGGAAAAACAAATGTATGTATACTTGTATAGGAATGGCATGCCCTGTTCCAGGATAACACGCATCACTTTATATTCTTTTTTTTTTGTGAACATCATTTTATATTCTTTGTTAGTTGTTGAGAAGTGTCGAAAACTGAGAAGAAGATAGTCATGTCCGGTCATACATGTGGTAATCGCAAACCATATGTTACATGTTCTAGTGGAGATGGAAGAGATAGTAGATATTCTTGTCAAAATATGTTTTCATCCCGTTTTATGAATAAAGTCACACGGCCTAAGAGCAACTCCACTCGTTCGGCCCCCTAGCGCATAGGCCGGCGCTATTTCAGACGCACGCTTGGCGATTTTTAGGCCCTCGGGGCGATCGAGGTCCCAGCCACGCCCCCGGGTGCCGCGCCGAAGGCGTCGGTAATTCAAACTTGTCCATTCCCGCTACCAAAAAACCCCACAAGTCCGGCGATCAACGCAACAAAGTCCCGGCGATCGGCGGTCACCTtgccacagttcggcgatcaaTAAAAAGTTCGGCGTGCAAAAAAGAAAAGATGCATAGGCAATGCATcaaacggcggcggcggcctccggcATCGGACTGGTGGGAGTCGGCGTGTGCGGGCTGGACGGCGTCGGTGCGGCTTTTGTGTTGGGCGCCGTGGAGGCATCATCGCTCAGGCTAGGCGGCGGCGTTGGGGTCGGCGTGGGAGTTGGCGCCGTCGACGGCATCTGATTGAGGATGAGGCCATGCTCCGccaagtaccacgccttgaccTGCTCGTCCATCGCCGGCATGTCCCCACCTTCCCAATCAAGAAAGCCAAGCCGGTGTTCCTCTTCTTTgcggcgacgttggtccggagcaggtcgagcttgacggcATTGTTCAGCATCAACGCCGACCATCTCTCCTTGGTTTTCTCTTCCCTCTAGGCAGCGCGGGTCTGGGCGTCGACGATGCACTGCTCGATGGACTCTTGCAGGCACGCGATAGCCGGCGCGGCGTCCTTCACCGTCTTGGATTGCTTGTTCCCGTCCGGGCGCCCATCTGACGCGCCTGGcgtcggcgcgtccggcttgtacgtctccttggccttAGCGAGGGTgcgtcggacttccgcccacttcttgATCCGGGAGAACGCGTGGAGGTACTTGAAATCGGCGTCGGTGCTGCTGTCCTGGCGATACATGACGAACATCTGCACCATTTGCGCCGAAGAACAACAGACGACGGCGTACCACGACGAAAGAATGAGCGCGAGACAGGCGTGTCATGCCTGACCCTCAATGTTGGCACCGCTCTCCGGGCAAGCCGTGatctcctcgacgatcccatgccatttgttgcacgccgtttGGATGATTGCCCAATGATTCGCCATGGCCTTCGAGCCGCGCTGCATGTGGACGCCCTTGAAGTAGGGGTCaacgagcttgcgctcgtcgaactcggacTTGATGCGCTCCCAATACGTGTCGACGTTCTGGTTCGTACCGgtgatcgggtcgaggcagacgatttTCCACGCTTCGGTGAGGCACTCGTCCTCTTTTGACGCGCGGCTCGCCGATcctggccgcccgcttcttctttctCCCTTTCCTCGCCGGAGCAGGCACtggctcctcctccttctcctcctctggctcctccTCCCCGTAGTCGAGCACGCTGTCTACTTCGTGCGGGCCATCGAAGCAGGAGGGGGACAGAGGCTAGGGTTTGAGTGGGGATGCTTTGTCGGCGCGGGATTTGAGCTGTGGTGTGGTCTGGGGTGGGAGGCGCAAGGGTTAAATAGATAGGGGAGAGGGATGGGCGCGGNNNNNNNNNNNNNNNNNNNNNNNNNNNNNNNNNNNNNNNNNNNNNNNNNNNNNNNNNNNNNNNNNNNNNNNNNNNNNNNNNNNNNNNNNNNNNNNNNNNNNNNNNNNNNNNNNNNNNNNNNNNNNNNNNNNNNNNNNNNNNNNNNNNNNNNNNNNNNNNNNNNNNNNNNNNNNNNNNNNNNNNNNNNNNNNNNNNNNNNNNNNNNNNNNNNNNNNNNNNNNNNNNNNNNNNNNNNNNNNNNNNNNNNNNNNNNNNNNNNNNNNNNNNNNNNNNNNNNNNNNNNNNNNNNNNNNNNNNNNNNNNNNNNNNNNNNNNNNNNNNNNNNNNNNNNNNNNNNNNNNNNNNNNNNNNNNNNNNNNNNNNNNNNNNNNNNNNNNNNNNNNNNNNNNNNNNNNNNNNNNNNNNNNNNNNNNNNNNNNNNNNNNNNNNNNNNNNNNNNNNNNNNNNNNNNNNNNNNNNNNNNNNNNNNNNNNNNNNNNNNNNNNNNNNNNNNNNNNNNNNNNNNNNNNNNNNNNNNNNNNNNNNNNNNNNNNNNNNNNNNNNNNNNNNNNNNNNNNNNNNNNNNNNNNNNNNNNNNNNNNNNNNNNNNNNNNNNNNNNNNNNNNNNNNNNNNNNNNNNNNNNNNNNNNNNNNNNNNNNNNNNNNNNNNNNNNNNNNNNNNNNNNNNNNNNNNNNNNNNNNNNNNNNNGTTGGATCGGAGGGAGATGGATGACTGGGATTGGGCTTCGAGGTGAGCACACGGATCATGGGGGGCGATCCGTGGGGCGGGGGTTGGCATGACGTGATTGGATGGGGTGAGGTGTGTTGTGGCACTGATCCGTGGGTGGGGTGTAAAAATGCACATATGAATTTTGATACAAAGGAACTTCATGCGAATTTTGTAGGGGTTGTATCCTTGTACTAATTTTCTAGGGATGCTTTATTTTGGAGGAATTTTCTTATCCACTCAAGCCTCTTTATACaatatatttttgtttttttgtgacATCAAATACTCAAAATTCCTTGGGTTCACTAATCTAGTACCAGGTTCAGTATGACATGgcacttcaatcttgtatttttcaTATTCCTACATTTTGAAAAATCTGCGAATCAAGTGTACCCTAAATTGTTCTTTCTTAGAGTATCCAAAGATACATTTCCTCTTTGCATGCAAATGTGTTTCTTTCTGATTTATAAAATTCATGACCACTTAGAAGACATGAACAATCCCATTGTTAGAGTCTGAAGATAAATGAAGCCTTCTCAGGCCATGTGCCCTCTCATCCGTCGATCGCGCCCCCGAACGAATCATGTCTGTCGGATCTCCAGGTGGACAGATCCTGACCATCCGATCGAGTGAAAACACTACTATAATTAATAGTAGCCCGCCCTTTTGCACTCTCTCTGCCTTCACGTATCAAGCTGACACGAGGGGCCCAGGCAGTGTGGGACACGCCCGTCAGCGGCTGTGGCGGGTATTCCTGCCAATGCGTGGCCGTGTCTGCGTTGCACCCGTGCCACCGCCTGATATTTGGCTTGCCCGCCGAGGGTGTTTGAGATTTCATGTTCCTTCCCTTGTGTGGCGCTCCATGGGTGGCTTGTCTGTGTGTAAAGTCGAGGAGATAATGGATTGGGTGAGAACCCTAGCCGTCAATCTCACCCCTGGCGCACCTCTTTTCCTCCCACCCCCTTTCGCAGTCAACCCCACGCGACTGCCATCTCCTATGCCCAGCCAGCCGCTGCCTCAGCCGAGCCCATCCATCCCCGTCCTCCACGTCGATGTCGTCATCCTCGCGTGCAGTAGGCAGGAGGAGCGTGAGCCACCTCTCGCGTCGTCGTCCGTCCACCACGTCATCGTTGTCATCCTCGCGTGCAGTAGGCAGAAGGAGCGCGGGCCACCTCTCGCATCGCCGGTCGTCCCCCATGTCATCGCCGTCATCTTCGCTTGCAGTAGGCAGGAGGAGCGCGGGCCACCTCTCGCGTCGCCAGCTGATGATCGACACATTGAGGCCTGAGAGTGCtgtgacgcccttgattcaatcatacactaatcatgcacgcaaatgtgtacgatcaagatcagggactcatt is drawn from Triticum dicoccoides isolate Atlit2015 ecotype Zavitan chromosome 4A, WEW_v2.0, whole genome shotgun sequence and contains these coding sequences:
- the LOC119287714 gene encoding histone H3.2, with amino-acid sequence MARTKQTARKSTGGKAPRKQLATKAARKSAPATGGVKKPHRFRPGTVALREIRKYQKSTELLIRKLPFQRLVREIAQDFKTDLRFQSSAVSALQEAAEAYLVGLFEDTNLCAIHAKRVTIMPKDIQLARRIRGERA